The Staphylococcus haemolyticus region TAAAGTAGTAGAGAAAAAATAATATTTTGTTGCGAGTTGAACACAAGTTTTTGTTCGACTCGCATTTTATGTCTCTAGAGTTATGCTAAGATAAAAATGAACTATAAAACAAATAGAGGTATCATCATGAAAATATTAAAAATTGCAGGTATGTTCTTATTAGCACTACTTATCATGGTCGTTACACAAGGCATTGCATCCATCTTTAGTGATTTAATTCCATTTCTAGGTATGGGCGCTATTTTACAAGGGATTTTATATATCATTTTTGCTTTTTTAGTCGTTCGATTATTCATTAAACATGTATTAAAAGATCGCTTGAACGCATATCGCATCACGAAACCTAAATTTAGTGTCATCTATGTTGTATTAGGTATAGGTTTACCGGTAGCAGTTTATGCGGTATATGTCATCTTTGTTCCAGGTGATTTCATCGTACATCATTTTAGTACTTTAAATGATATATTGCACACGTTTTTCTGGGCTATCTTTGTAACAGCCATTGGTGGCGCAGTCGTTGAAGAAATGGTATGCAGAGGTTTATTGATGGGATATATTGAGAAGAAGACGAACATCAATATTGCCATTATTTCCACGGCAATCTTTTTTGGTGCCATTCATTTATTAAACGGTGGACTAAATGTAACTAGTTTCTTCTTATTATTAATTAGCGGTTCATTAGTAGGTATTATGTTTGGTTTAGCAACCTATAAATTCAATACCATTTGGGCAAGCATTACACTACATTTTTGTTGGAATTTATCCCAACTTTTACTTATCACTGAAAAGGAAAGTCAGTATAGTATTTGGCAATATGTCGTACATACGAACAACATAGCCATCACAGGCAATCAATTTGGTTATGAAGCATCCATTATATCTATCGCAGGATACATAGGCGTTATTCTTATTTTACTAATGATTAAGCATAGAGATATTCAATAGAAGGGTTCAGATTTCTAAAGAGTGATATTCTCTCGTGAAATTAGGCATAGTAAACATATTACTTTAAAAGTAGTTGTTATATTACATGGATTATTTAAATTATTTATATAGTTGTTTATACTAAAATAAGGAAAGAATTACTTACATTATAAAGGAGCATTAATATGAAGAAATATCTATTAGTTATTCCTGTAATTATTCTTACTTTTACATTAGTAGGATGTTCGTCATCGTCAGAAGAAAAAAATTCTAAAGACACATCTAATGATAACAAGCAGTCACAAAATAGTTCTAAACATAATCACAAGATACCGAAACATATTTTTGATAAAACAACAAAAAATCAGAAGATTTCTGAGAGTACGATAAAAAAAGATATTAAAACCTATTTAGATACCGATAGAAAACTAACAGATGCTAGAGAGCCATACGAGGACAAGTTAGACTCTGACGAAAAGTTATCTAAAAAGAAAGAACAAAAATTCAATCACATTGTTGACTTACAAGAACGAAATTTAAAAAACTTTGCCAATTACATAAATAATAATCAAATGCCTAACAAAGAATATGAACAATACACTAAAAAGATAAGCAATTATATGATAGCAATATATCAAACCAATCAACGTGCGTTAAATTTAGATGAAGATGCATCATTAAAAGATATTCTCGACGTCAATAAAGACAAAAATATTGCGAATGGTCGAGAACAAGCAAAAATTGAGAAATTTTTAAAAGAGAAAAATATCCAAACCATTGCATTTGATAAATAAAAATAAGCAGGACTTCGACGGAATGAAGTCCTGCTTTTACTGTGTAAATAATCATTTCTAAATTAAGAAATATTTAAGATTAAATTGCGACAATATTTGTTATGTTAGAACTAGTTTAAGAGTTCAATGTTTAACTAAAAAATACCATAAAGTAACTTACTAGAACCATGATGCCACTCACACCATTATGGATCATATGAACCATCATGCTGTCGCGAACATTTTTACGACGATGGTAAGCAAGATAGAATATCATTCCCATCATTGTATACATTAGAATTGCTACCCAATTTGAAATACCATGCTGAGAAGCAAAGATAAGTGATGATAGGATGAATGGCAACCAGAATCGTGTACGTTTAAATAATATTTCTTTGAAAATGCCACGATAAACAAGTTCTTCTAAATAAGGTGCTACAAATGTAATCGTCAGTACGAAGACAATTAGCGGGAAGACTTGGCCCAATTGATCCGGCGTTGGTTTGGCAGCGTTCATATCACCTAATAACATTTTGTCATTTTGTGTTTGCATTGAACCTGTCGCAAATAACATTAAATATGACATACCAATAACGATTAATCTAAGAAGTACGGCCCAACCAACATTTACTGCAATATCCTTACCTGTAAATTTTTTAGGCTTTTCATAGGTATGACGTTTGTAATAGCCTCTAACTAGCCATATTATTACAGCAGCTAGTATGAAATAAATGATGGTCACTAATGTGCAAGTTAATGTATCCATATAAATAGAAAAACTATAGATAAACATACTACTCACAATAGGAATTTGAATTAGTAGCATCCAGCCTATAAAAATAAGGGCACGTACAAACTTATTACCAGTTGGACGACGTTTTTC contains the following coding sequences:
- a CDS encoding CPBP family intramembrane glutamic endopeptidase; translation: MKILKIAGMFLLALLIMVVTQGIASIFSDLIPFLGMGAILQGILYIIFAFLVVRLFIKHVLKDRLNAYRITKPKFSVIYVVLGIGLPVAVYAVYVIFVPGDFIVHHFSTLNDILHTFFWAIFVTAIGGAVVEEMVCRGLLMGYIEKKTNINIAIISTAIFFGAIHLLNGGLNVTSFFLLLISGSLVGIMFGLATYKFNTIWASITLHFCWNLSQLLLITEKESQYSIWQYVVHTNNIAITGNQFGYEASIISIAGYIGVILILLMIKHRDIQ
- a CDS encoding NDxxF motif lipoprotein; this encodes MKKYLLVIPVIILTFTLVGCSSSSEEKNSKDTSNDNKQSQNSSKHNHKIPKHIFDKTTKNQKISESTIKKDIKTYLDTDRKLTDAREPYEDKLDSDEKLSKKKEQKFNHIVDLQERNLKNFANYINNNQMPNKEYEQYTKKISNYMIAIYQTNQRALNLDEDASLKDILDVNKDKNIANGREQAKIEKFLKEKNIQTIAFDK
- a CDS encoding CPBP family intramembrane glutamic endopeptidase, yielding MMNHQNMDTISNTTSSSNEDNSTKDHIHTEKRRPTGNKFVRALIFIGWMLLIQIPIVSSMFIYSFSIYMDTLTCTLVTIIYFILAAVIIWLVRGYYKRHTYEKPKKFTGKDIAVNVGWAVLLRLIVIGMSYLMLFATGSMQTQNDKMLLGDMNAAKPTPDQLGQVFPLIVFVLTITFVAPYLEELVYRGIFKEILFKRTRFWLPFILSSLIFASQHGISNWVAILMYTMMGMIFYLAYHRRKNVRDSMMVHMIHNGVSGIMVLVSYFMVFFS